In Microbacterium esteraromaticum, the following proteins share a genomic window:
- the cysK gene encoding cysteine synthase A: protein MTGIHNDITSTFGNTPLVRLNHLTEGIDATVLVKLESFNPASSVKDRIGIAIVDAAEASGELKPGGTIVEATSGNTGIALAMVGAARGYRVILTMPASMSKERRVLLKAFGAELVLSDPTKGMSGAIETLKEIIESTPGAVWARQFENAANPQIHRDTTAQEILRDTDGDVDIFVAGVGTGGTVTGTGQALKAAIPGIKVIAVEPKDSPLLSEGRTGPAKIQGIGPNFVPPVLDRDVIDEIITAEFDESIATARALAAKEGMLVGISCGAAVAQALKVAARPENAGKTIVVIAPDTGERYISTALFEDLRED from the coding sequence ATGACCGGCATCCACAACGACATCACGAGCACCTTCGGCAACACTCCGCTCGTGCGACTGAACCACCTGACCGAGGGCATCGATGCCACCGTGCTCGTCAAGCTCGAGTCGTTCAACCCGGCGTCCAGCGTGAAGGACCGCATCGGGATCGCGATCGTCGATGCCGCCGAGGCATCGGGCGAGCTCAAGCCGGGCGGAACGATCGTCGAGGCGACCAGCGGCAACACCGGCATCGCGCTGGCGATGGTCGGCGCCGCGCGCGGCTACCGCGTCATCCTGACGATGCCCGCGTCGATGTCGAAGGAACGACGGGTTCTGCTCAAGGCATTCGGTGCCGAGCTCGTGCTCTCCGATCCCACGAAGGGCATGAGCGGCGCGATCGAGACTCTCAAGGAGATCATCGAGAGCACCCCAGGCGCCGTGTGGGCGCGTCAGTTCGAGAACGCCGCGAACCCGCAGATCCACCGTGACACCACCGCGCAGGAGATCCTCCGCGACACCGATGGCGACGTCGACATCTTCGTCGCAGGCGTCGGCACCGGCGGCACCGTCACCGGCACCGGCCAGGCGCTGAAGGCTGCCATTCCCGGCATCAAGGTCATCGCCGTCGAGCCGAAGGACTCCCCCCTGCTCTCCGAGGGACGCACTGGACCCGCGAAGATCCAGGGCATCGGCCCGAACTTCGTTCCTCCCGTGCTCGACCGCGACGTGATCGACGAGATCATCACCGCCGAGTTCGACGAGTCCATCGCGACCGCGAGGGCGCTGGCCGCCAAGGAGGGCATGCTGGTCGGAATCTCATGCGGTGCCGCTGTGGCGCAGGCGCTCAAGGTCGCCGCCCGCCCCGAGAACGCCGGCAAGACGATCGTCGTCATCGCCCCCGACACGGGCGAGCGCTACATCAGCACCGCGCTGTTCGAAGACCTGCGCGAGGACTGA
- the prmC gene encoding peptide chain release factor N(5)-glutamine methyltransferase, with amino-acid sequence MPILISAQLRAVAQRLADAGVPDPLVDAELLIGYVLGRGRGELQAAVVRGDEMADPDAERLASLVDRRAAREPLQHLTGRAAFRHLELAVGPGVFVPRPETETVVQFAIDALLESASPAPTAIDLGTGSGAIALAMATEVPHARVHAVERSAEAHAWAARNVRGVENLTLVHGDLATAFDELRGAVDVVISNPPYVPDAAIPRDPEVRLHDPAQALYGGADGLDVVRVISRRAQELLHSGGLLVLEHGELQGAAIRDILSADGWCAAATHQDLTRRDRATTALRA; translated from the coding sequence ATGCCCATCCTCATCTCAGCGCAGCTGCGCGCCGTCGCGCAGCGGCTGGCGGACGCCGGCGTCCCGGATCCGCTCGTCGATGCCGAGCTGCTGATCGGGTACGTGCTCGGACGGGGGCGCGGCGAGCTGCAGGCTGCCGTCGTCCGTGGCGATGAGATGGCCGATCCGGATGCCGAGCGGCTGGCATCACTCGTCGACCGCCGTGCCGCTCGTGAACCGCTGCAGCATCTGACCGGGCGCGCCGCGTTCCGTCACCTCGAGCTCGCCGTCGGACCTGGCGTCTTCGTCCCGCGGCCCGAGACGGAGACGGTCGTGCAGTTCGCGATCGACGCGCTCCTGGAGAGCGCTTCGCCCGCACCGACCGCGATCGATCTCGGAACGGGCAGCGGGGCCATCGCCCTCGCGATGGCGACAGAGGTGCCGCATGCGCGCGTGCACGCCGTCGAGCGCTCCGCCGAGGCCCACGCCTGGGCGGCTCGCAACGTGCGGGGGGTCGAGAACCTGACCCTCGTGCACGGTGACCTCGCGACAGCGTTCGACGAGCTGCGGGGCGCGGTCGACGTCGTCATCTCCAACCCTCCGTATGTGCCTGACGCGGCGATCCCCCGCGATCCCGAGGTGCGTCTGCACGATCCGGCGCAGGCGCTGTACGGCGGCGCCGACGGGCTGGACGTCGTCCGTGTGATCAGCCGCCGCGCGCAGGAGCTGCTGCACTCCGGCGGCCTCCTGGTGCTCGAGCACGGTGAACTCCAGGGCGCGGCCATCCGGGACATCCTGAGCGCAGACGGCTGGTGCGCAGCGGCGACGCACCAGGACCTCACTCGACGCGACCGCGCGACGACCGCGCTGCGCGCCTGA
- a CDS encoding L-threonylcarbamoyladenylate synthase has product MSTVFDCRDDSQILAGMRHARQAIARGELIVLPTDTVYGIAADAFSPAAVQRLLDAKGRGRDMPPPVLVAGPDVLAALVEEVPAAVQKLVDAFWPGGLTIVLPAQPSLTWDLGETKGTVAVRMPDRRVALELLAETGPLAVSSANLTGRDAAIIASDAQEMLGDSVAVYLEEGYSENGIPSTIVDATSLVATPEGEVPVVRILREGAVSREQLAEVLGDLLEPEEEPAEVDESPVDEE; this is encoded by the coding sequence ATGTCAACTGTCTTCGATTGCCGCGACGATTCTCAGATCCTCGCCGGCATGCGCCACGCCCGCCAGGCCATCGCCCGCGGTGAGCTCATCGTGCTTCCCACCGACACCGTGTACGGCATCGCCGCCGACGCCTTCTCGCCGGCTGCGGTGCAGCGGCTGCTGGATGCGAAGGGCCGCGGGCGCGACATGCCGCCGCCCGTGCTGGTGGCAGGCCCGGACGTGCTCGCAGCACTCGTCGAGGAGGTGCCCGCGGCGGTGCAGAAGCTCGTCGACGCGTTCTGGCCAGGCGGACTCACGATCGTCCTGCCCGCTCAGCCGTCGTTGACCTGGGACCTCGGCGAGACCAAGGGCACCGTCGCCGTGCGGATGCCCGACCGTCGCGTCGCCCTGGAGCTGCTCGCCGAGACCGGCCCGCTCGCCGTGTCGAGCGCCAATCTCACGGGTCGCGACGCGGCGATCATCGCCTCTGACGCTCAGGAGATGCTCGGCGACAGCGTCGCGGTCTACCTCGAGGAGGGCTATAGCGAGAACGGCATCCCGTCGACGATCGTCGACGCCACCTCGCTCGTAGCGACGCCCGAGGGCGAGGTTCCGGTGGTGCGCATCCTGCGTGAGGGTGCTGTCAGCCGCGAGCAACTGGCCGAGGTGCTCGGAGACCTGCTCGAGCCGGAGGAGGAGCCCGCCGAGGTCGATGAGAGCCCGGTCGACGAAGAGTGA